Genomic window (Cucumis sativus cultivar 9930 chromosome 2, Cucumber_9930_V3, whole genome shotgun sequence):
tttaagaaattacaatcacaaaataaaaaaatcattttctaaaaaagaaaaagtacacacaaaattaaaaaataattaaggacAAATTTTTAGagattgtttatatatataattaacgtcaccaaaaacatttatttaatcttGTTGGTGaaaggaggaggaagaagaagaaacagagtTCAGAGGAGCTCTCTCAATCCATTTTCATGGCGGTAGCaactttctttccttctcaaACTTCATATAAAAACCGCCATTATCTTTCTCGCGACATCCAATTTCGGTCTCCTCTTCGTTTGTCCACTCCTCGTTCCATCCTTTCCACCATTCGAGCAAGCTCGGCTCTCGTTCTTGAGTCGGTAAGCTCCACTTTATCATTCGTATTTCAATCATCGTTCATAATCCCCCCTTTTTATGTTGAATTGTATCattatttctcaatttccATCACGCGTTTGATTGTTAgggaattttttgtttaatttgtaattgtaACTCAATTTCGAACTGTTTCATAAGGGTGTATTTGAAATTAGTATTACTTTATGTTGCTATCAGGATTCAGGTATTCAACAGGAtcagaatttgaaaattgacgTGTTTTCATGTCCGGTTTGTTTTGAGCCATTGTTGAGAAAAGGTCCGCCAGGTTTTAACTTGTAAGTTGACTAATTGAGATTTCTAtcatcttttgaaatttatctTGTTACATGACATTATAATTTGATCTGGGTGAAGTGGAAAATTTGCAGGCCAGCTATTTATAGGTCTGGTTTCAAGTGTAGAAGATGCAATAAGTCATATACCAGCAAAAACATCTTTTTAGATCTCACAGTTACTTCTGGAATGAAGGAATATGTAGAAGTCAAACCTGGGGGAACTGAGCTGTTTCGGTATCTGTTTGATATTtcctcttcattttctcttctcttttttccttttactgCTTAGTTTTCCTACTTTGTTTCATCTTTTTAGTGTTAGAtgatgtaatattaaatttatctttaacCATTGGCTTAAGCTTTTAGGGTAATCAATGATTTGATATAGCATTAGATTAGGTGGCTGTGGTCTAGAAAGTCATGTGTTCAAACCGGACAAGTCAGTGGAGTGttagaataatataatactAAATTTACTTTCACCCATGGGattaagcttttgggtcaatGTCAAATTTATGTCATTCATTAGTCTAGCTAAAGGAAGGCATACAGTATTATTGCAATTTCCCTCCTTCAGGTGACAATTCTGAACTGCTTCTGATTTTTGAACTTTATAGGAGTCCCCTTGTTTCATATCTATACGAAAGAGGATGGCGTCAAAACTTCAACCAAAGTGGTTTCCCAGGCCTTGACGAAGAAGTATGCTCTGTCTCAATAATAACACTATCATTCAAATGGACGtagattttagatttgatattttgatgcCATTCAAAAGATTATTCGTGGAGAAAAACAAGTCTAATTGCAATGTTACATAATTTTCCCTGGTATTTTTCGTTGGACAAAGTGACTATAAGTTGATACTTTTTCTGTAACTATACAACATTGCAGTTTAAAATGGCCATGGAGTATTTTAAATCTGTTGAAGGTGGTCTTTTAGTGGATGCAAGCTGTGGTAGTGGTTTGTTTTCcagaaaatttgcaaaatctGGGTCCTTCGCAGGTGTAATTGCTCTTGATTTCTCTGAGAATATGCTTCTTCAATGTTATGACTTCATTAAGAAAGATGCTACTCTCTTGAACAGGTAATTTTAGTGACTTTTATTCTCTATTAGTTTAGTTCCTTAGAACTGCAATCACTATTATATTCTGCCGGCTTGTGTATTAAGTGAAGTCCAATTCACTTGCAAGTAAGGAAGGTTATATTAATTAGCTCATcttcttttggaaaatatGCAGTAATCTTGCTCTTGTGAGGGCAGATATCTCTAGGCTTCCCTTTTCATCAGGATCAGTAGATGCTGTTCATGCTGGAGCAGCGTTGCATTGTTGGCCATCTCCTTCCAATGCTGTAAGAATTGTCTTGTAGAGAACATATTCTATTATTTGATTTCCTACCAGTAGTCATAATCCGCTGAGTTCaaccatgtttttttttaaaaggagacagaattttcattgataaactGAAAATGACAGGACGATTACAAAGAGACAGCAATGAGACAACAACAATCCAAAATAAAGACCcgaatatgaaaataaaaaacagctaccccaaaaagaaaaaaaacaaaactcaatcTAAACTAGCTGACCAACAACCAACAAATTCAGCAATAGtacaacaaaaacaacccataatcaatggaaaaacaaaactttcaacTTCAAAAAAGCGTGGATAgaaaaaatcttgaatttcAAGAGGAACAAAACAGGGCTCGAGTAGATTCATGAGCTAATCTTCTAGGAGACAGATGTCTCGCAAAATCTTGAACAACTTCAAACCAAGATTAGATCACAATCTTTAACAATGGACCTTAGTTGAGCTGGAATTTTGGAAAGGGGCAATGGGATTCGATTGGAAGGATCTTCAAAAACTCTTCCTCGAAAAACATAGTATTTAAAACTCCTCCCAAATTGTTTAATGCCTCCGGAAAATCTTGAGCTAATCCTTCCTTGGCGCCAACTAATTCTCCACTACTCACACTAAAAGGTGAACCAAACTCGGGATCTAACCATGTTACAGATTATCACTCTTGAGTCATTGAATTCATCCCATTATTTCCACGATTGAAATTGTCTTCTCAACCAGCCTGCGTGATTGAAATCATCTAAAGTTTCTCACTTCATGTCAAAGCCTTACTCTTCACAATAGTTAACATGGGACTCGATTCATGTGGAACAGTGCACGTCAGTGTGTCTGAATTAATGGCAGGTTCATTGGCCAATTGGTATTTTGATACATCTTCTTGACTAGTTCATTCCTTTTAGGAAGTTTTAGTTGAAACATGTAGGAATTAGCTCCtggttatttatatatattgattctatggttaatatttttccactttttttagttttagtaaTGTGTTTCTTTGACTATTCTCATCAGATTGCTGAGATCACTCGTATAATGCGGAGTGGTGGAGTATTTGTGGGAACCACTTTTTTGCGGTACACTTCATCTACTCTCTGGTACCTAAGATTTTTAAGAGAGGTATACTCTTAATCTATCCTTGCCCTATCCTtacttttttgtatatttgatcAGTAGAAAATTTAGTTTCACTAGTTATCAGGAAGCAGCtatgattgaaaattttgtgttatctGATCAATATTCTTGGGTCATAAACTTGGTAATCATGCATTTGCATATATGAAGTCCGTCCTTGCGTAATTTCTAATAGCTCGCAATTTAAGGTGGTATAGACAAGCTAGCTTTCTAAATGGTATATTGAACTTCTTGCTGGCttatatttttcagttttattggacaataatatcaatatttttcagttttataGAATTTC
Coding sequences:
- the LOC101209434 gene encoding uncharacterized methyltransferase At2g41040, chloroplastic, with protein sequence MAVATFFPSQTSYKNRHYLSRDIQFRSPLRLSTPRSILSTIRASSALVLESDSGIQQDQNLKIDVFSCPVCFEPLLRKGPPGFNLPAIYRSGFKCRRCNKSYTSKNIFLDLTVTSGMKEYVEVKPGGTELFRSPLVSYLYERGWRQNFNQSGFPGLDEEFKMAMEYFKSVEGGLLVDASCGSGLFSRKFAKSGSFAGVIALDFSENMLLQCYDFIKKDATLLNSNLALVRADISRLPFSSGSVDAVHAGAALHCWPSPSNAIAEITRIMRSGGVFVGTTFLRYTSSTLWYLRFLRERGFQPYGYLTEEEIEELCKSCGLINYSSKVQRSFIMFSAQKP